Proteins encoded together in one Caballeronia sp. NK8 window:
- a CDS encoding PLP-dependent aminotransferase family protein, which yields MKLYEKLADEIAEAVRRGVFAPGERIASVRQASQQHGVSIKTVLHAYAILESRGILETRPQSGYFVRAQPQPSAGHSQPKRVIATASEVDVSRLVLSTLRSIGAHDAVPFGSPYPDPGPFPWRRINQYANAIARRHASWNLIDDLPPGNPELIRQIARRYAENGVPVDPEEIVITVGATEAINLSLQAVAKPGDTVAVESPTYYAMLHAIERLGMRAIEVPTHPAEGIDIEALAQIIARRKIAACMVMPNFQNPLGFQMPDERKRQLVELLSAHEIPVIENDVYHELYYGDARPSALKNFDTKGLVLHCASFSKSLTASYRIGWAMPGRYRAQVEKLKFLNTLTTPSVPQVAIADYLRQDGYDRHLRRVRKLYRQQSRIMSAMVERFFPAGTRTSAPQGGYVLWVELPERVDSMRLYRAALESGITVGPGHMFSTRNAFSHFIRLNYSYPWTAQSETALQRLGELVGEIGHGKGDRA from the coding sequence TTGAAGCTCTACGAAAAACTCGCCGATGAAATCGCGGAAGCCGTGCGCCGCGGCGTGTTCGCGCCGGGCGAAAGGATCGCGTCCGTGCGGCAGGCGAGCCAGCAGCACGGCGTGAGTATCAAGACCGTGCTGCATGCCTACGCGATTCTGGAAAGCCGCGGCATTCTGGAAACGCGTCCGCAGTCCGGCTATTTCGTGCGCGCGCAGCCGCAGCCGAGTGCGGGGCACAGTCAGCCGAAGCGCGTGATCGCGACCGCGTCGGAAGTCGATGTGAGCCGGCTCGTGCTCTCGACCTTGCGCAGTATCGGCGCGCACGATGCCGTGCCGTTCGGCTCGCCGTATCCCGATCCCGGGCCGTTCCCGTGGCGGCGCATCAACCAGTATGCAAACGCGATCGCGCGGCGGCATGCGAGCTGGAATCTCATCGACGATCTGCCGCCGGGCAATCCGGAACTGATCCGCCAGATCGCGCGGCGCTACGCGGAGAACGGCGTGCCGGTCGATCCCGAGGAGATCGTGATTACCGTCGGCGCGACCGAGGCGATCAATCTGAGCCTGCAAGCGGTCGCGAAGCCGGGCGACACGGTCGCGGTCGAATCGCCGACTTACTACGCGATGCTGCATGCGATCGAGCGTCTCGGCATGCGCGCGATCGAGGTGCCGACGCATCCGGCCGAGGGCATCGACATCGAGGCGCTCGCGCAGATCATCGCGCGCAGGAAGATCGCCGCGTGCATGGTGATGCCGAACTTCCAGAATCCGCTCGGCTTCCAGATGCCGGATGAGCGCAAGCGGCAACTCGTCGAGCTGTTGTCCGCGCATGAGATACCGGTCATCGAGAACGATGTCTATCACGAGCTGTATTACGGCGATGCGCGTCCGTCGGCGCTCAAGAACTTCGACACGAAAGGGCTCGTGCTGCATTGCGCATCGTTCTCGAAGAGTCTGACGGCGTCGTACCGTATCGGCTGGGCGATGCCAGGGCGATATCGGGCGCAGGTCGAGAAGCTCAAGTTCCTCAACACGCTGACGACGCCATCGGTGCCGCAGGTTGCGATCGCCGATTACCTGCGGCAGGACGGCTACGACCGGCATCTGCGGCGCGTGCGGAAGCTGTATCGGCAGCAGTCGCGGATCATGAGCGCGATGGTCGAGCGTTTTTTCCCGGCGGGCACGCGCACGTCGGCGCCGCAGGGCGGTTATGTGTTGTGGGTGGAGTTGCCGGAACGCGTCGATTCGATGCGGCTGTATCGCGCGGCGCTCGAAAGCGGCATTACGGTCGGGCCGGGCCATATGTTCTCGACGCGCAATGCCTTCAGCCACTTTATCCGGCTCAATTACAGTTATCCGTGGACCGCGCAGAGCGAGACCGCGTTGCAGCGGCTCGGCGAACTCGTCGGCGAGATTGGCCACGGCAAAGGAGATCGCGCATGA